Part of the ANME-2 cluster archaeon genome is shown below.
GTAAGTTTTACAAAAGGAGTGTATGCAGAATATGCACTTTCCATCCTTTCAGGGGAAATTATATCCAAAAACGGAAAAAGGGATGGACATGACCACCCACCAATTCACCCGGTACATTATGTATCAAAGACAGATATTGAAAAAGCGATCGGATTGTCGAATGCATGGAAGATATACGACCTCATAGTCCGTCATTTCCTTGCAAACCTCATGCATTCGGCACTATTTGAGAAGACCCGCCTTGAAATAACAGTAAAGGATGAGATATTCGATTCAACTGGTTCGGTACAAAAAAACGCTGGCTGGCTTCGAGTGTACCCGTTCGAGACGAAAAACGATAAACTCCTGCCACTTGTAGAAGAAAGACAGAACGTTGGCATAAAGAGGATCACAAATAAGAAATCCAGGACATCACCTCCGAATAAGTTGACCGAAGCCGAACTGCTCACACTGATGGATAAGCACGGCATTGGCACTAAAGCGACCGCACCCTCGCATATCGCAACAAACAAAAAGCGTGGTTATTTTGAGACAAAAGGCAAGTCAGTTTTCATTCTTGAGACAGGTTTTACGCTCATGGATGCCCTGAACAACTCAGTCCCGATACTTGTCAAACCAGACATACGCGCCCGTATTGAATCACTCATACAGGAAGTGGAAAATGGTGAAAAGGATTTTGAAGCATCGCTTGTTGAGGGCACGACACTGATCAAGGAGATGTACTCGCAACTAACATCAAACAGGAATGAACTTGTATCCCAGCTTGCAGGCACGATCCGGGATGAAACCGTTGTTGTTGACAAAAAGAACTACGTAGGAGAGTGCCCGAAATGTGGACGAGTGCTTCGGATGATCACGACAGACAAAGGGCGATTTGTCGGATGTACCGGATACCCGCAGTGTAAGAACACATATTCCTTGCCAAAAGTGGGTGCCATTAACATTTTGCGAAGCCGCAAGTGCAAAATGGGTGGTGTTGCCGTCGCTAAGGTTGGGAACAAATACCACTGGGCATTGGGTATCGGTCCGTGCTTCAACTGTGATATGGAAAAGGAATGTTTTCCGCCTGAAATTATAGGGGCGTGCCCGGAATGTGATGGGGACATGTTCCTGATAAACATTACATCAAAGAACACGCGCTTTCTCGGATGCACCAAACGCTGCGGTCACACCCGGTCATTGCCAAAGAACGGGCGGCTGACCATACTCAAGAAAGTGTGTGAGAAGTGTGGCTGGCGAATGATACGTGTAAAAGAGCAGGATAAGGATGCGCGTGAGTTCTGCGCAAACAGAGTGTGTGCGCAAAGTTCAAGACAGGGAAGCAGAAAGTAGGATTGATGAAAGCCCACTCTGAATCCCCATTGGTAATTCAACCCCCGATGACTTAGAACGTTTCAACGTCTGTATGACAACTATTGTTGACTTACATGAGAATCTATATTTTAAGTAAACTTTCATTGACTTAAAATAAGGTTTATATCACTTTAGATCATCTAATTTATCATGGGAAATAAAACGAAGGACAATAGAGCAGGAATTTTTGTTCTTCAAAATGCCGGATACGAATCATTCATACCTAATCCACTGCCTCCGGAGGATCTGGTAATCGATGATGAACTCCAATTATTGCTTTCAAAAGCAGATGGGGCTTTAGCAAGATTGGATGGGGTTACGCAAGTACTTCCCAATCCTGATCTTTTTGTTGCCATGTACATTAAAAAAGAGGCACTATTAAGTTCCCGGATCGAAGGAACACAAGCTTCACTAAAAGGTGTTCTAGAATTTGAAGCAAAATTGGAACCAAAAGAAAATATCAACGATATTCGAGAGGTTATGAATTACATAAAAGCAATGCACCATGGCATTGATAATCTTGGGTCTGATAACCTATCTCCTGAACTCATAAATGACATCCACAAGATACTGATCGAAGGCACAAGAGGCACTAACAAGCTTCCTGGAAAACTAAGAGATTTTCATAATTGGATAGGTACCGGTGGCGGTACAATTCATGATGCTGTTTATGTTCCTCCGCCACCTGAATATGTAGAAGAACTAATGTCAGAGCTTGAAGATTTTATTCAAACTTCTGACAACATCCCATCACTCATTAAAATCGCTTTGATACATTCACAATTTGAAACAATACATCCCTATCTGGACGGAAATGGCAGAATGGGACGATTGTTAATAACTTTTTATCTGTACTGGAAAGGGCTTTTATCAAGACCATTATTGTATCTTAGTTATTACTTAAAGAAAAATCGAAACCTATATTATGAAACTTTAAATGATGTACGATCAAAAGGGGATTGGGAACAGTGGCTGACATTTTTCTTAAAAGGCGTGATCGAAGTCTCAAATGATTCGATCGATACGGCAAAACGAATAATAGAACTAAAACAAAATCTTATTGAAAGATTGCTTGAAAACAATGTTGGAGGAGTTCATGCAGTAAAGTTGATCGATATACTTTTTGACCACCCTGTAATAACAGTCACCGAGATCTCGCAACTGATTGGAATAAGTCGTCAGGCAGCAAATAAATTAACATCAAAATTTGAAGAAATGAACATTCTAACAGAGATTACCGGAAAGAAGCGGTACAAAAAATACACATTTGTTGATTTCGTAAGGATCATTGAAAAGGGAACACAAATTTGATCAAAATTTGGTTTTTGTTTGGTGAAGGCTGCACATACGGCTAATTCATGCTCGAATTTATGAATATTAATCTAAAAAACCACCATCAAATCCAAAGCAGGCGCAAATCATAATCATACCTCTGGGTCTTCCTGATGCTGATGCAGAAGAGCTGCCGTGGTATCCACTTCAAAAAGCATGGTATTTTGACCGGATTTACAGGATATTAATGTTGCCTCGTATCCTGTCGATCTTGTCAATCCTGTCTAATAATTTTTAAATTACCCTTAGATTTGAAGTGGATACAATAAATTCCTGTCTGAATGCGGATATGAGTCTGATTCCATCGAACATGCATTGAGTATGCTCAGGCGCAGGTATGCCACGGTCGGGTGCCCTCCGGAGATCGGGGTATTC
Proteins encoded:
- a CDS encoding Fic family protein: MGNKTKDNRAGIFVLQNAGYESFIPNPLPPEDLVIDDELQLLLSKADGALARLDGVTQVLPNPDLFVAMYIKKEALLSSRIEGTQASLKGVLEFEAKLEPKENINDIREVMNYIKAMHHGIDNLGSDNLSPELINDIHKILIEGTRGTNKLPGKLRDFHNWIGTGGGTIHDAVYVPPPPEYVEELMSELEDFIQTSDNIPSLIKIALIHSQFETIHPYLDGNGRMGRLLITFYLYWKGLLSRPLLYLSYYLKKNRNLYYETLNDVRSKGDWEQWLTFFLKGVIEVSNDSIDTAKRIIELKQNLIERLLENNVGGVHAVKLIDILFDHPVITVTEISQLIGISRQAANKLTSKFEEMNILTEITGKKRYKKYTFVDFVRIIEKGTQI
- a CDS encoding DNA topoisomerase — translated: VSFTKGVYAEYALSILSGEIISKNGKRDGHDHPPIHPVHYVSKTDIEKAIGLSNAWKIYDLIVRHFLANLMHSALFEKTRLEITVKDEIFDSTGSVQKNAGWLRVYPFETKNDKLLPLVEERQNVGIKRITNKKSRTSPPNKLTEAELLTLMDKHGIGTKATAPSHIATNKKRGYFETKGKSVFILETGFTLMDALNNSVPILVKPDIRARIESLIQEVENGEKDFEASLVEGTTLIKEMYSQLTSNRNELVSQLAGTIRDETVVVDKKNYVGECPKCGRVLRMITTDKGRFVGCTGYPQCKNTYSLPKVGAINILRSRKCKMGGVAVAKVGNKYHWALGIGPCFNCDMEKECFPPEIIGACPECDGDMFLINITSKNTRFLGCTKRCGHTRSLPKNGRLTILKKVCEKCGWRMIRVKEQDKDAREFCANRVCAQSSRQGSRK